In the Macrobrachium rosenbergii isolate ZJJX-2024 chromosome 23, ASM4041242v1, whole genome shotgun sequence genome, one interval contains:
- the me31B gene encoding ATP-dependent RNA helicase me31b, with product MADKATIPNHTSPVKSLLNNQVVKAVDDKSWKAQIPIPPRDRRKRTSDVTDTKGNEFEDFCLKRDLLMGIFEKGWERPSPIQEASIPVALSGRDILARAKNGTGKTGAYSIPLLEQIDPSQNHIQAMVIVPTRELALQTSHICNELAKHLGVKVMVTTGGTNLKDDIMRIYETVHAVIATPGRILDLMEKKVATVDKCRMLVLDEADKLLSQDFKGMLDRVISYLPSERQILLYSATFPLTVEQFMKKHLRSPYEINLMDELTLKGVTQYYAFVQERQKVHCLNTLFSKLQINQSIIFCNSTQRVELLAKKITELGYSCYYIHAKMAQAHRNRVFHDFRAGLCRNLVCSDLFTRGIDIQAVNVVINFDFPKMAETYLHRIGRSGRFGHLGIAINLITYDDRFALHRIEQELGTEIKPIPKVIDPALYVAEHHLEDDDEGNISK from the exons ATGGCGGACAAGGCCACAATACCAAATCACACTTCTCCTGTTAAATCTTTGTTAAACAACCAAGTAGTGAA AGCGGTAGATGACAAATCTTGGAAAGCACAGATTCCAATCCCTCCAAGAGATAGAAGGAAACGAACGTCTGATGTAACAGACACAAAAGGCAATGAGTTTGAAGATTTCTGTTTGAAACGAGACCTGCTCATGGGTATATTTGAGAAGGGATGGGAACGCCCATCACCTATCCAGGAGGCATCCATACCTGTAGCATTAAGTGGGAGAGATATCCTAGCACGTGCCAAAAATGGCACTGGTAAGACTGGGGCATACTCTATTCCTCTCCTAGAACAG ATAGACCCTTCTCAAAACCACATTCAGGCCATGGTTATTGTGCCTACAAGAGAATTGGCACTGCAGACTAGTCATATTTGTAATGAGTTAGCAAAGCATCTAGGTGTTAAGGTCATGGTTACAACGGGAGGCACCAATTTAAAG GATGATATCATGAGAATTTATGAAACTGTTCATGCTGTAATTGCTACTCCTGGAAGGATCTTGGATCTCATGGAGAAGAAGGTGGCTACTGTTGATAAGTGCAGAATGTTGGTTTTAGATGAG GCTGATAAATTGCTATCACAAGATTTCAAAGGAATGCTAGACAGAGTGATCTCATATTTGCCATCAGAAAGACAAATTTTATTGTATTCTGCCACTTTTCCTCTGACTGTGGAACAGTTCATGAAGAAGCATTTAAG ATCTCCTTATGAAATAAATTTGATGGATGAATTGACATTGAAAGGAGTAACACAGTACTATGCCTTCGTTCAGGAACGTCAGAAGGTCCATTGTTTAAATACTTTGTTTTCAAAG tTACAGATCAACCAAAGTATAATCTTCTGCAATTCAACGCAGCGTGTGGAATTACTAGCCAAGAAGATCACAGAATTGGGTTACTCTTGTTATTATATTCATGCTAAAATGGCACAGGCACATCGTAACCGCGTCTTCCACGATTTCCGTGCGGGACTCTGCAGGAATTTGGTTTGTTCAG atttgttTACAAGAGGTATTGATATCCAGGCAGTCAATGTGGTTATAAATTTTGACTTTCCAAAAATGGCTGAAACATACTTACACAGGATTGGAAGATCAGGACGGTTTGGCCACTTGGGTATTGCCATTAATCTGATAACTTACGATGATAGATTTGCCTTGCATCGGATTGAACAGGAACTAGGAACAGAAATCAAACCAATACCCAAG GTGATTGACCCTGCTTTGTATGTTGCTGAACATCACCTGGAGGATGACGATGAAGGAAATATCAGCAAATAA